Proteins from a single region of Diaphorobacter limosus:
- the rlmD gene encoding 23S rRNA (uracil(1939)-C(5))-methyltransferase RlmD → MSEPTDNFPAPQEPSRDLPPGWLEVTSMDMDAQGVARRPDGKVVFIDGALPTELVSANTHRKKNNWEQASLTAIHRESSQRVRPGCPHFGLHAGACGGCKMQHLDASAQVAMKQRVLEDNLWHLAKVKAETILRPIQGPTWGYRYRARLSVRYVAKKGVVLVGFHERKSRYIADMQTCKILPPHVDAMLMPLRALIGSMAARDTCPQIELACGDSVTALVLRHLEPLCDADKDQLRAFAAQHGVQWWLQPKGPDTVHLLDEGGEQLAYGLPDFGINMPFRPTDFTQVNPHINRVLVTRALRLLDAQKHERVIDWFCGLGNFTLPIATQAREVLGVEGSEALVARSRENYKLNQAQRPQGQALATTDFVARNLFEMTPETLIADGVADKWLVDPPREGAFALSKALADIHQARLGAEDAPALPAGHEGWQPPGRIVYVSCKPATLARDAGLLVHQAGYRCTAAGVVNMFPHTAHVESMAVFERAV, encoded by the coding sequence ATGAGTGAGCCCACAGACAACTTTCCCGCACCCCAAGAACCCTCCCGCGACCTGCCGCCCGGCTGGCTCGAAGTCACCTCCATGGACATGGACGCCCAGGGCGTGGCGCGCCGTCCGGACGGCAAGGTGGTGTTCATCGACGGCGCCCTGCCCACCGAGCTGGTCAGCGCCAACACCCACCGCAAGAAGAACAACTGGGAGCAGGCCAGCCTGACCGCCATCCACCGCGAGTCGAGCCAGCGCGTGCGCCCCGGCTGCCCGCATTTCGGCCTGCACGCGGGCGCCTGCGGCGGCTGCAAGATGCAGCACCTCGATGCCAGTGCCCAGGTGGCCATGAAGCAGCGCGTGCTGGAGGACAACCTCTGGCACCTGGCCAAGGTCAAGGCCGAGACGATATTGCGCCCCATCCAGGGCCCGACCTGGGGCTACCGCTACCGCGCGCGCCTGTCGGTGCGCTACGTGGCCAAGAAGGGCGTGGTGCTGGTCGGCTTTCACGAGCGCAAGAGCCGCTATATCGCCGACATGCAGACCTGCAAGATTTTGCCGCCGCATGTGGATGCCATGCTGATGCCGCTGCGCGCCCTGATCGGCAGCATGGCGGCGCGCGACACCTGCCCGCAGATCGAGCTGGCCTGCGGCGACAGTGTCACGGCCCTGGTGCTGCGCCACCTGGAGCCCCTGTGCGACGCCGACAAGGATCAGCTGCGCGCCTTCGCCGCCCAGCACGGCGTGCAATGGTGGCTGCAGCCCAAGGGGCCGGACACCGTGCACCTGCTGGACGAGGGGGGCGAGCAACTGGCCTATGGCCTGCCGGACTTCGGCATCAACATGCCGTTCAGGCCCACGGACTTCACTCAGGTCAATCCGCACATCAACCGCGTGCTGGTGACGCGCGCGCTGCGCCTGCTGGACGCGCAAAAGCATGAGCGCGTGATCGACTGGTTCTGCGGCCTGGGCAATTTCACGCTGCCCATTGCCACGCAGGCGCGCGAGGTGCTGGGCGTGGAGGGCAGTGAGGCACTGGTCGCACGATCGCGTGAAAATTACAAGCTGAATCAGGCGCAAAGGCCGCAGGGGCAAGCTCTGGCAACTACTGATTTTGTAGCGCGCAATCTGTTCGAGATGACGCCGGAGACGCTGATCGCCGACGGCGTGGCCGACAAATGGCTGGTCGATCCGCCGCGCGAGGGTGCCTTTGCCCTGTCCAAGGCCCTGGCCGACATCCACCAGGCGCGCCTGGGCGCCGAGGACGCGCCCGCGCTGCCCGCCGGCCACGAGGGCTGGCAGCCGCCCGGGCGCATCGTCTACGTGAGCTGCAAGCCGGCCACCCTGGCGCGCGACGCCGGCCTGCTGGTGCACCAGGCGGGCTACCGCTGCACGGCGGCGGGGGTGGTCAACATGTTCCCGCACACGGCCCATGTGGAGAGCATGGCGGTGTTCGAGCGGGCCGTTTGA
- a CDS encoding phage integrase N-terminal SAM-like domain-containing protein, which translates to MKPATPSPVLRTTRLLDQVRERIRYKHDSLGTEEAYVQWVRKVVKWHGLRHPRDMGWEDVEGFLAMLANERRVAASTHNQALSALLGDSTQFKAGPQPRHHLFFAVLPDAAVVQAANALGQSLIARHGLQAQVRAERLHVTLMSLGWAHALSAEQLAWARGTAARVSVAPFTLRLDRALSFDRPARAKRPCVLCGPGDAHAGFHALHVALHAALWPARPVPAVMPHMTLCYSHQAVPAQAVAPLEWTVRSFALLHNLRGSSGPYEVLGEWPLDAAGTGQ; encoded by the coding sequence ATGAAACCCGCTACTCCTTCCCCGGTGTTACGCACTACACGGTTGCTGGATCAAGTCCGTGAGCGAATTCGTTACAAACACGATAGCCTGGGTACCGAGGAAGCCTATGTGCAATGGGTGCGCAAGGTTGTGAAGTGGCATGGTTTGCGGCATCCGCGTGACATGGGGTGGGAGGATGTCGAGGGTTTTCTGGCCATGCTGGCCAATGAGCGGCGGGTGGCGGCGTCCACGCACAACCAGGCGCTGAGTGCATTGCTGGGTGACTCAACACAATTCAAGGCCGGACCGCAGCCCCGGCACCATTTGTTTTTCGCCGTGCTGCCCGATGCCGCGGTGGTGCAGGCGGCCAACGCCCTGGGCCAGTCGCTGATTGCGCGCCACGGCCTCCAGGCCCAGGTGCGCGCCGAGCGTTTGCATGTAACGCTGATGTCGCTGGGCTGGGCGCATGCGCTGTCAGCCGAGCAACTGGCATGGGCGCGCGGCACGGCGGCGCGTGTCTCGGTGGCGCCGTTCACGTTGCGCCTGGATCGCGCCTTGAGCTTTGACCGTCCGGCGCGCGCCAAGCGCCCCTGCGTGCTGTGCGGGCCGGGTGACGCGCATGCCGGGTTTCATGCGCTGCATGTAGCCTTGCACGCGGCGCTGTGGCCCGCCAGGCCGGTACCAGCCGTCATGCCGCACATGACGTTGTGCTACAGCCACCAGGCCGTACCCGCGCAAGCCGTGGCGCCACTGGAATGGACGGTGCGCAGCTTTGCGTTGCTGCACAACCTGCGCGGCTCAAGCGGCCCCTATGAGGTGCTGGGCGAGTGGCCGCTGGATGCCGCAGGCACTGGGCAATAA
- a CDS encoding type II toxin-antitoxin system HicA family toxin gives MVGIVTTINNKQVIKRLEAEGWFLARVKGSHHQFKHPSKPGLVTVKHPDSDIPAGTLRSIEKQAGWR, from the coding sequence ATGGTGGGTATAGTAACCACCATAAACAACAAGCAAGTCATCAAGCGATTGGAAGCAGAAGGCTGGTTTCTGGCGCGCGTGAAGGGCTCGCATCACCAGTTCAAGCATCCGTCCAAGCCCGGCTTGGTGACGGTCAAGCACCCCGACAGCGACATTCCCGCCGGTACGCTTAGGAGCATCGAGAAACAGGCGGGTTGGAGGTAA
- a CDS encoding type II toxin-antitoxin system HicB family antitoxin, whose product MRFPVVLHSDDGVRYGVTVPDLPGCFSAGDTFDDALASVVEAIDLHLEGVTEDGGDIPVPRAIGEHRTNPDYADGVWAAVDVDVSRFDGRAEKINITVPRNLLAKIDSYAKSHGATRSGFLADAARLAMRD is encoded by the coding sequence ATGCGCTTTCCGGTTGTTCTTCATTCCGACGATGGCGTCCGCTACGGCGTCACCGTGCCCGATTTGCCCGGTTGCTTTTCGGCAGGCGATACGTTCGATGATGCGTTAGCCTCGGTGGTGGAAGCCATCGACCTGCATCTGGAGGGTGTCACCGAAGACGGCGGCGATATTCCCGTGCCGCGCGCCATTGGCGAACACCGCACCAATCCCGACTATGCCGATGGCGTGTGGGCGGCGGTGGATGTAGATGTGTCGCGCTTCGATGGGCGGGCCGAGAAAATCAATATCACCGTGCCGCGCAACCTGCTGGCCAAGATCGACTCCTACGCCAAGAGCCACGGTGCAACGCGCAGCGGCTTTCTGGCCGATGCAGCGCGGCTGGCGATGCGGGACTGA
- a CDS encoding ATP-binding protein, translating into MPKPSRMHILIVEDNTLVASGIRAGLELHGFASDTAASVAQAEAHLAARSYDACVLDLGLPDGDGMQLLQLARVESASSAETPETQGAAIALPPALLTCAVTNLLDNALRHHRGSTAITIALRLCEGASVDISVRDHGPGLTEQECTQALQRFWRKGGSGPGSGLGLTIARRIAESAGGSLHLAPAQPGLLARLQLPTLAPATEVGHG; encoded by the coding sequence TTGCCCAAGCCATCGCGCATGCACATCCTGATCGTCGAAGACAACACCCTGGTGGCCAGCGGTATCCGGGCCGGGCTGGAGCTGCATGGTTTTGCCAGCGACACGGCGGCCAGCGTGGCCCAGGCCGAGGCCCATCTGGCGGCGCGCAGCTACGACGCCTGCGTGCTTGACCTGGGCCTGCCGGACGGCGACGGCATGCAGCTGCTGCAGTTGGCGCGCGTGGAGAGCGCCAGCAGCGCCGAGACGCCGGAGACCCAGGGCGCGGCCATCGCCCTGCCCCCGGCGCTGCTGACCTGCGCCGTCACCAACCTGCTGGACAACGCCCTGCGCCACCACCGGGGCAGCACGGCGATAACCATCGCGCTGCGGCTGTGCGAGGGCGCCAGTGTGGACATCAGCGTACGCGACCATGGCCCGGGCCTGACCGAGCAGGAATGCACGCAGGCGCTGCAACGCTTTTGGCGCAAGGGCGGCAGCGGCCCGGGCAGCGGCCTGGGCCTGACCATTGCACGCCGCATTGCCGAAAGCGCCGGCGGCAGCCTGCACCTGGCGCCGGCCCAGCCCGGCCTGCTGGCCCGGCTGCAGCTGCCCACGCTGGCGCCCGCCACCGAGGTGGGCCATGGATAG
- a CDS encoding TlpA family protein disulfide reductase encodes MDSVLQLGPLVLPWALIILLVGWQLGHWVHERLARRSGLTPGPHAWRLTLAALLAARLGFVLQYRAEYGAAPWSVLDIRDGGWQPWAGLAAALLYVGLLWLRRSPWRQPALAGVAVFATIWLAGLALLQAMAPQRPTELPDWRGVALDARSVALPELRGQSVVINLWASWCPPCRREMPVLLQASRAHPEVRFLWINQGEPPETALRYASQQGLPAADVLLDTASQLGRDLDSKALPTTLFYDAQGRLQAVRAGELSAATLAQHLGRITASGTARQASK; translated from the coding sequence ATGGATAGCGTGTTGCAGCTCGGCCCCCTGGTGCTGCCCTGGGCGCTGATCATCCTGCTGGTTGGCTGGCAGTTGGGCCACTGGGTACACGAACGGTTGGCCAGGCGCAGCGGTCTGACGCCCGGCCCGCATGCCTGGCGCCTGACGCTGGCAGCCCTGCTGGCCGCGCGCCTGGGCTTTGTGCTGCAGTACCGGGCTGAATATGGCGCCGCGCCCTGGTCGGTGCTGGACATACGCGACGGCGGCTGGCAGCCCTGGGCCGGCCTGGCGGCCGCCCTGCTCTACGTGGGCCTGCTGTGGCTGCGGCGCAGCCCCTGGCGCCAGCCGGCACTGGCCGGCGTGGCGGTGTTTGCCACCATCTGGCTGGCGGGCCTGGCCCTGCTGCAGGCCATGGCACCCCAGCGCCCGACCGAGCTGCCCGACTGGCGCGGCGTGGCGCTGGACGCACGCAGCGTGGCCCTGCCCGAGCTGCGCGGCCAGAGCGTGGTGATCAACCTGTGGGCCAGCTGGTGCCCACCCTGCCGGCGCGAGATGCCGGTGCTGCTGCAGGCCAGCCGTGCGCACCCCGAGGTGCGCTTTCTCTGGATCAACCAGGGCGAGCCGCCCGAGACGGCGCTGCGCTACGCCAGCCAGCAGGGCCTGCCCGCGGCCGATGTGCTGCTGGACACGGCATCGCAGCTGGGCCGCGATCTGGACAGCAAGGCCCTGCCGACCACGCTGTTCTACGACGCCCAGGGCCGGCTGCAGGCCGTGCGCGCGGGCGAGCTGTCGGCCGCCACGCTGGCGCAGCATCTGGGGCGCATCACCGCCTCTGGGACGGCGCGGCAGGCCAGCAAATAA
- a CDS encoding patatin-like phospholipase family protein, producing the protein MALTIGGTARRIGLALSGGGFRAAAFHLGVMRRLAALGILEHVDLFTCVSGGSIAGATVVKHWADPARLDILDRYLRTRSIAVSSVIGGVLDPFEDRLDKLAASYDRDLFDGATLDGLGGGPRLYVNATNLATGNLFFFVTGGGKPAEMGEHELGVVAAPGFPVCRAVAASSAFPPVFPPLRLDASSYAHASSVEYVTLTDGGVYDNMGINPLVRARNALDYVIVSDGGKPFALDERPTESGAIVLKAALDIMMEQIRGLEFDRLQHRHAALKGPQPLWFSIDSREGEAQAGDAAFASSIKTNLTRLGREEMDVLTRHGGALVEARIRRYAPELIGA; encoded by the coding sequence ATGGCTTTGACGATTGGCGGTACCGCCAGGCGCATTGGCCTGGCATTGTCGGGCGGCGGTTTTCGCGCCGCGGCGTTTCACTTGGGGGTCATGCGCAGGCTGGCGGCGCTGGGCATTCTGGAGCATGTCGACCTGTTCACCTGCGTCTCCGGCGGCAGCATTGCCGGCGCCACCGTGGTCAAGCACTGGGCCGACCCGGCCCGGCTGGACATCCTCGATCGCTACCTGCGCACCCGATCTATCGCCGTGTCGTCGGTGATCGGCGGCGTGCTCGACCCATTCGAGGATCGCCTGGACAAGCTGGCCGCAAGCTACGACCGCGACCTCTTTGACGGCGCAACCCTGGATGGACTGGGCGGCGGGCCGCGCCTGTACGTCAACGCCACCAACCTGGCCACCGGCAACCTGTTCTTCTTTGTCACCGGCGGCGGCAAACCGGCCGAGATGGGCGAGCATGAACTGGGCGTGGTGGCCGCGCCCGGCTTTCCGGTGTGCCGGGCGGTGGCGGCGTCGTCGGCGTTTCCGCCGGTGTTTCCGCCGCTGCGCCTGGATGCCAGCAGCTATGCGCACGCCAGCAGCGTGGAGTACGTCACGCTCACCGACGGCGGCGTGTACGACAACATGGGCATCAACCCCCTGGTGCGCGCACGCAATGCGCTCGACTACGTCATCGTCAGCGACGGCGGCAAGCCCTTTGCCCTGGACGAGCGCCCCACCGAGTCCGGCGCCATCGTCTTGAAGGCGGCGCTGGACATCATGATGGAGCAGATCCGTGGCCTGGAGTTTGACCGGCTGCAACACCGGCACGCGGCGCTGAAAGGCCCGCAGCCGCTATGGTTTTCGATAGACAGCCGCGAGGGCGAGGCGCAGGCCGGCGATGCGGCATTCGCCTCCTCCATCAAGACCAACCTGACGCGGCTGGGCCGCGAGGAGATGGACGTACTGACGCGCCATGGCGGCGCGCTGGTGGAGGCACGCATCCGCCGCTACGCGCCCGAGCTGATAGGCGCATGA
- a CDS encoding CHAT domain-containing protein — MTDQQATAPDWSRFHGAMVSGTMQGEILSACERAWAWLELPAEDCARRIEDTIHSDVAARWQLQALPFVRHRLMHEAGIHPNDNAPRAALSDSVATGQASAAELELSRHLNATLAIDRLVTERFPDAVLPPASSDGQREALLGRTPALTEAMHACDVARATPQGLARLQAAIAVLDAAGSQAQGDIAREQAWWLGLAWWAAGRAALELGQQGAGRQAYEHAVAHYTQAADTQAAEDCRERLRDLAARRTGDFDTAAGRELSALLLRRDPLGRARALCRLVRETLATGDRFEAARLAEQAALVLAEAGYPDPESDFDKAAQQWVDSACPTCTGSALIAQLCEIAQHWAAILGARASQRMQDDPAASEHAELVLRRISPWAGELLNQADAAEQATAQRFALWCPPQTQPLPERHPAAPLPQGMVTLDMLDDSLAELRSACNERADPAQVDEARALRASAQQAGARIHVVRAWLEEAYVLLALQRPAEAAEASQQALDCLLAGAKPALSAFATGFERELYLTAISYQARAFMATQDSAAIIALCEPVIRDLEGERLRVSSPYQQSAFLATRTELYEAVAAAAYRTQRLDLLLEISELLKARAALRSRLAPSTPSENGDLDAELRACNAGLLAATPESDQERSLRERRRWLFSARAIRRAGDGQVMPPISVAALQAVLTPQEAAITWFWLGTATLIVLALTADRTRHMVVKLDANQQARLADYLACIHALAEAQPRYGTLIPAMDALIAEIGPVLLPQAARDLLDGKTRLILCPHRQLHLFAFHAVLHDGSPLGATYAIRYTPSLSSLFVPWRGDGQEAVLLVGVRQFDDPALPELPEAEQEALTVAALHGPNGRALTGATKAQFLAQALPSLRCLHLATHGSSVLTGAAADDPLDCALHLRDAAVSGWELTGLHLPAELVVLATCHSAQRAIAGRGLDSLPGDDLFGLPATLCEAGVHQLLGALWSAQDNAARTIVSEFHRAYARGAEADVALRDALHAYLANASHPREAFFWAPFTLTAFSRRV, encoded by the coding sequence ATGACAGACCAGCAAGCAACGGCGCCGGACTGGAGCCGATTTCACGGAGCCATGGTCTCGGGCACGATGCAGGGCGAGATCCTCTCGGCCTGTGAACGCGCGTGGGCCTGGCTGGAGCTGCCTGCAGAAGACTGCGCGCGCCGGATCGAAGACACCATCCACAGCGATGTTGCCGCCCGCTGGCAGCTGCAGGCCCTGCCCTTCGTGCGGCACCGGCTGATGCATGAGGCAGGTATTCACCCCAACGACAACGCGCCGCGTGCCGCCCTGTCCGACTCCGTGGCAACGGGGCAGGCCAGCGCTGCCGAGCTTGAACTGTCGCGCCACCTGAATGCCACGCTGGCCATCGACCGGCTGGTGACCGAGCGCTTTCCTGATGCGGTACTGCCGCCCGCGTCGTCGGACGGGCAGCGCGAGGCGCTGCTCGGCCGCACACCCGCCTTGACCGAGGCCATGCACGCCTGTGACGTCGCCCGCGCCACGCCGCAAGGGCTGGCGCGGCTGCAGGCAGCCATTGCCGTCCTTGACGCCGCAGGCTCCCAGGCGCAGGGCGACATCGCGCGCGAACAGGCCTGGTGGCTGGGCCTCGCCTGGTGGGCCGCCGGGCGCGCGGCGCTGGAGCTTGGCCAGCAGGGCGCAGGCCGTCAGGCCTACGAGCACGCCGTGGCGCATTACACCCAGGCCGCCGACACACAGGCGGCCGAAGACTGCCGAGAACGCCTGCGCGACCTGGCCGCGCGGCGCACGGGCGACTTCGACACGGCGGCCGGGCGCGAGCTGTCCGCCCTGCTCCTGCGCCGCGACCCACTTGGGCGCGCCCGGGCGCTGTGCCGGCTGGTACGCGAGACGCTTGCCACGGGCGACCGCTTCGAGGCCGCTCGCCTGGCCGAGCAGGCCGCGCTGGTGCTGGCCGAGGCGGGTTACCCGGATCCGGAAAGCGATTTCGACAAGGCTGCGCAGCAATGGGTGGACAGCGCTTGCCCCACCTGCACCGGCAGCGCTCTCATCGCCCAGCTGTGCGAGATCGCCCAGCACTGGGCCGCCATCCTCGGGGCCCGGGCCAGCCAGCGCATGCAGGACGACCCCGCCGCCAGCGAACATGCCGAACTCGTGCTGCGCCGCATATCCCCCTGGGCGGGCGAACTGCTCAACCAGGCCGACGCGGCCGAACAAGCCACCGCGCAGCGCTTTGCCCTGTGGTGCCCACCACAAACCCAGCCTTTGCCCGAACGGCACCCGGCCGCCCCATTGCCGCAGGGCATGGTCACGCTGGACATGCTCGATGATTCCTTGGCCGAGCTGCGCAGCGCCTGCAACGAACGTGCCGACCCGGCGCAGGTCGACGAGGCGCGCGCGCTGCGCGCCAGTGCCCAGCAGGCCGGGGCGCGCATCCATGTGGTGCGGGCCTGGCTGGAAGAAGCCTATGTGCTGCTTGCGCTGCAACGCCCGGCCGAGGCGGCAGAAGCGTCGCAGCAGGCGCTGGACTGCCTGCTGGCTGGCGCAAAGCCCGCACTTTCGGCATTTGCCACGGGCTTCGAGCGCGAGCTCTACCTCACCGCCATCAGCTACCAGGCACGCGCATTCATGGCCACGCAGGACAGCGCGGCCATCATCGCGCTGTGCGAGCCGGTGATCCGCGATCTGGAGGGCGAACGCCTGCGGGTCAGCAGCCCCTACCAGCAAAGCGCCTTCCTCGCCACGCGCACCGAGCTGTATGAGGCCGTCGCCGCCGCCGCATACCGCACGCAGCGGCTGGATTTGCTGCTGGAGATCAGCGAGCTATTGAAGGCGCGCGCGGCACTGCGCAGCCGCCTTGCGCCGAGCACCCCCAGCGAAAACGGCGACCTGGATGCCGAGCTGCGCGCCTGCAATGCCGGACTGCTGGCCGCCACGCCCGAATCGGATCAGGAACGCAGCCTGCGCGAGCGGCGGCGCTGGCTGTTCAGCGCACGCGCCATCAGGCGCGCGGGTGATGGCCAGGTCATGCCGCCAATCAGCGTTGCAGCTCTGCAAGCGGTGTTGACGCCGCAAGAGGCAGCCATCACCTGGTTCTGGCTGGGAACGGCGACGCTCATCGTGCTTGCGCTCACAGCCGATCGCACGCGCCACATGGTCGTCAAGCTCGATGCCAACCAGCAGGCCCGCCTGGCGGACTATCTGGCCTGCATCCACGCACTGGCCGAGGCGCAGCCACGCTACGGCACGCTGATACCAGCCATGGACGCGCTGATCGCCGAGATCGGCCCGGTACTGCTGCCGCAGGCGGCGCGCGACCTCCTCGATGGCAAGACCCGGTTGATCCTGTGCCCGCATCGCCAGTTGCACCTGTTTGCCTTCCACGCGGTGTTGCACGACGGCAGCCCCCTTGGCGCCACATACGCCATTCGCTACACGCCCAGTCTTTCAAGCCTCTTCGTGCCCTGGCGCGGCGACGGCCAAGAGGCGGTGCTGTTGGTCGGCGTAAGACAGTTCGACGATCCGGCCCTGCCGGAACTGCCCGAGGCCGAGCAAGAGGCACTGACGGTGGCCGCGCTGCACGGGCCCAATGGCCGTGCGCTGACAGGCGCCACCAAGGCGCAGTTCCTGGCACAGGCACTGCCATCGCTGCGCTGCCTGCACCTGGCGACGCACGGCAGCAGCGTGCTGACTGGCGCTGCGGCCGACGACCCGCTCGATTGCGCGCTGCATCTGCGCGATGCTGCGGTGAGCGGCTGGGAGCTGACGGGCCTGCACCTGCCCGCCGAGCTCGTGGTGCTGGCGACCTGCCATTCCGCACAGCGCGCCATCGCTGGCCGTGGCCTGGACAGTCTGCCGGGTGATGATCTGTTTGGTCTGCCGGCCACCCTCTGCGAAGCAGGTGTGCATCAGCTGCTCGGGGCGCTTTGGAGTGCGCAGGACAACGCGGCACGCACCATCGTCAGTGAGTTTCACCGCGCATACGCACGCGGCGCCGAAGCCGATGTCGCGCTGCGCGACGCCCTGCACGCCTACCTTGCCAACGCCTCGCACCCGCGAGAGGCCTTCTTCTGGGCGCCCTTCACGCTGACCGCATTCAGCCGACGCGTGTGA
- a CDS encoding RidA family protein: protein MPQDIQRIGVAARYSEAAVCNGIVYLAGMVPERGDTDIRGQTEDVLAQVEQRLKEAGSDKSRILRAQIYLIDIREIGLMNEVWDAWVVPGAAPPRATVQAALADPVYSIEIVVTAAQA from the coding sequence ATGCCTCAGGACATTCAACGCATTGGCGTGGCGGCCCGTTATAGCGAGGCAGCGGTTTGCAACGGCATCGTCTATCTCGCGGGCATGGTGCCGGAGCGGGGCGATACCGACATTCGCGGCCAGACCGAGGACGTGCTGGCCCAGGTGGAGCAGCGCCTGAAGGAAGCCGGCAGCGACAAGTCGCGCATTCTGAGGGCGCAGATTTACCTGATCGATATCCGCGAGATCGGTCTCATGAACGAGGTATGGGATGCGTGGGTCGTCCCCGGTGCGGCGCCGCCCCGGGCCACGGTGCAGGCGGCGTTGGCCGACCCGGTCTACAGCATCGAGATCGTGGTCACGGCGGCGCAGGCCTGA
- the guaA gene encoding glutamine-hydrolyzing GMP synthase, which produces MAHDKILILDFGSQVTQLIARRVREAHVYCEVHPCDVSSDWVREFAADGRLKGVILSGSHASVYEVDDKAPDAVFELGIPVLGICYGMQTMANQLGGKVEGSNSREFGYAEVRAHGHTALLKGIEDFATAEGHGMLKVWMSHGDKVTALPPGFKLMASTPSCPIAGMADEARGYYAVQFHPEVTHTVQGMALLSRFVRDICGAQADWVMKDHIEEAVAKIREQVGDEEVILGLSGGVDSSVAAALIHRAIGDQLTCVFVDHGLLRLHEGDMVMDMFQGKLHAKVIRVDASDLFLGKLAGVSEPEQKRKIIGGLFVDVFKAEAAKLKAANAGHKGATFLAQGTIYPDVIESGGAKSKKAVTIKSHHNVGGLPEQLGLKLLEPLRDLFKDEVRELGVALGLPREMVYRHPFPGPGLGVRILGEVKKDYADLLRRADAIFIEELRAAIDPATGKTWYDLTSQAFTVFLPVKSVGVMGDGRTYDYVVALRAVQTSDFMTADWAELPYSLLKKVSGRIINEVRGINRVTYDVSSKPPATIEWE; this is translated from the coding sequence ATGGCACACGACAAGATCCTCATCCTCGACTTCGGCTCCCAGGTCACCCAGCTCATCGCGCGCCGCGTGCGCGAGGCGCATGTGTACTGCGAGGTGCACCCCTGCGACGTGAGCAGCGACTGGGTGCGCGAATTTGCCGCCGACGGCAGGCTCAAGGGCGTGATCCTGTCGGGCAGTCACGCCAGCGTCTACGAAGTGGACGACAAGGCGCCGGACGCCGTGTTCGAGCTGGGCATCCCGGTGCTGGGCATCTGCTACGGCATGCAGACCATGGCCAACCAGCTGGGCGGCAAGGTTGAAGGCAGCAACAGCCGCGAGTTTGGCTACGCCGAGGTGCGCGCTCACGGCCACACCGCGCTGCTCAAAGGCATCGAGGACTTCGCCACCGCCGAAGGCCACGGCATGCTCAAGGTGTGGATGAGCCACGGCGACAAGGTCACGGCGCTGCCGCCGGGCTTCAAGCTCATGGCCAGCACGCCCAGCTGCCCCATCGCCGGCATGGCCGACGAGGCGCGGGGCTATTACGCCGTGCAGTTCCACCCCGAGGTCACGCACACCGTGCAGGGCATGGCGCTGCTCTCGCGCTTCGTGCGGGACATCTGCGGCGCGCAGGCCGACTGGGTGATGAAGGATCACATCGAAGAAGCGGTTGCCAAGATCCGCGAGCAGGTGGGCGACGAGGAAGTGATTCTTGGCCTGTCCGGCGGCGTCGATTCCAGCGTGGCCGCAGCGCTCATCCACCGCGCCATCGGCGACCAGCTGACCTGCGTGTTCGTTGACCACGGCCTGCTGCGCCTTCATGAAGGCGACATGGTCATGGACATGTTCCAGGGCAAGTTGCACGCCAAGGTGATCCGTGTGGACGCCAGCGACCTGTTCCTGGGCAAGCTCGCCGGCGTGAGCGAGCCCGAGCAAAAGCGCAAGATCATTGGCGGCCTGTTCGTGGACGTGTTCAAGGCCGAGGCGGCCAAGCTGAAAGCCGCCAATGCCGGCCACAAGGGCGCCACCTTCCTGGCCCAGGGCACCATCTACCCCGACGTGATCGAGTCGGGCGGCGCCAAGAGCAAAAAAGCCGTCACCATCAAGAGCCACCACAACGTCGGCGGCCTGCCCGAGCAGTTGGGCTTGAAGCTGCTGGAGCCGCTGCGCGACCTGTTCAAGGACGAGGTGCGCGAGCTGGGCGTGGCCCTGGGCCTGCCGCGCGAGATGGTCTATCGCCACCCCTTCCCCGGCCCGGGCCTGGGCGTGCGCATCCTGGGCGAGGTCAAGAAAGACTACGCGGATCTCTTGCGCCGCGCTGACGCCATCTTCATCGAAGAGCTGCGCGCGGCCATCGACCCGGCCACGGGCAAGACCTGGTACGACCTCACATCCCAAGCCTTCACCGTCTTCCTGCCCGTGAAAAGCGTGGGCGTGATGGGCGACGGCCGCACCTACGACTACGTGGTGGCGCTGCGCGCCGTGCAAACCAGCGACTTCATGACCGCCGACTGGGCCGAGCTGCCCTACAGCCTGCTGAAAAAGGTGTCCGGCCGCATCATCAACGAGGTGCGCGGAATCAATCGCGTGACCTACGACGTGAGCAGCAAGCCGCCGGCGACGATTGAGTGGGAGTGA